Proteins encoded in a region of the Mycobacterium branderi genome:
- a CDS encoding type II toxin-antitoxin system VapB family antitoxin: MSFATVEIEVDQTLVDEVIHRYHLRSAREAVNLALRMLVNGSDPAEPSPDTADEVDPFDLGVLDPRRYGRTG; encoded by the coding sequence ATGTCGTTTGCCACGGTTGAGATCGAGGTTGATCAGACCCTGGTCGACGAGGTGATACATCGGTATCACCTTCGAAGTGCCCGGGAAGCGGTCAATCTTGCGCTTCGGATGCTCGTCAACGGTTCTGACCCCGCGGAACCTTCGCCAGACACCGCGGACGAGGTAGACCCGTTCGACCTCGGTGTCTTGGATCCCCGCCGATACGGGCGCACCGGCTGA
- a CDS encoding MBL fold metallo-hydrolase: protein MPDSDRLYFRQLLSGRDFAPGDMFATQMRNFAYLIGDRQTGDAVVVDPAYAAGDLLDALEADGMHLSGVLVTHHHPDHVGGSMMGFELKGLAELLERTSVPVHVNSHEAQWVSRVTGISMGDLTAHQHGDVVSVGDIDIELLHTPGHTPGSQCFLLDGRLVAGDTLFLEGCGRTDFPGGDSDEMYRSLQQLAQLPGDPTVFPGHWYSAEPSASLSEVKRTNYVYRPANIDQWRMLMGG from the coding sequence GTGCCTGACTCGGACCGCTTGTACTTTCGGCAACTGCTTTCCGGTCGCGATTTCGCCCCCGGCGACATGTTCGCGACCCAGATGCGCAACTTCGCCTACCTGATCGGCGACCGCCAGACCGGCGACGCCGTCGTGGTCGACCCCGCCTACGCGGCCGGCGATCTGCTCGACGCGCTCGAGGCCGACGGCATGCACCTGTCCGGGGTGCTGGTCACCCATCACCACCCGGACCATGTCGGCGGCTCGATGATGGGCTTCGAGCTCAAAGGCCTGGCCGAGCTGCTGGAACGGACCAGCGTTCCCGTGCACGTGAATTCCCATGAGGCACAGTGGGTTTCACGAGTGACCGGGATCTCTATGGGAGACCTGACGGCACACCAGCACGGCGATGTGGTCAGCGTCGGCGACATCGACATCGAGCTGCTGCACACCCCCGGCCACACGCCGGGCAGCCAGTGCTTTTTGCTCGACGGCCGGCTGGTCGCCGGCGACACGCTGTTCCTGGAAGGCTGCGGGCGCACCGACTTTCCCGGCGGCGACTCCGACGAGATGTATCGCAGCCTGCAGCAGCTCGCGCAGCTTCCCGGTGACCCGACGGTGTTTCCCGGGCACTGGTATTCGGCCGAGCCCAGCGCGTCGCTCTCAGAGGTCAAACGCACCAACTACGTGTACCGGCCCGCGAACATCGACCAGTGGCGCATGCTGATGGGCGGCTGA